The Siansivirga zeaxanthinifaciens CC-SAMT-1 region ATAAACAGCTATAACTTTTTCACTGTTTTTTATAGCATTATTTATAGATAGGTTATCGTGCGTTCGTAAATCGTTTCTAAACCAAATTAGGCTTGTTTTGTTTTGTTTCGTCTGCATTTTTCACTACAATATTTTACCTCTTCCCAGTTCTTTTCCCATTTTTTTCGCCATGTATATGGTAAGCCACAGGTTAGACATATTTTGGTAGGAAGCTGTTGTTTTTTCATGTTTTTCAACTCAAATTATTTACAAACGTTCCTGTGACATTAGGCATTCGCAATTTTATTAATCATGCCTTTAAAAATGAATCCATGAAAGGGTAAAACGCTGAACCAATAGAGTCTGCCCCAAATGCCACGAGGTCTAAACGTAGCACGTTGGTAAACTTTGCCTTTGGCCACTTGAAACTCTAACCAAGCTTCGCCAGGAAGTTTCATTTCGGCAAATAAAATGAGTCTTTTTTGTTCTTTATCGGCTAACAAGACACGCCAAAAATCTAACGCATCGCCCGTGTGGATGTCGGTTTTGTTGGTACGACCTCTACGTAAGCCAATGCCACCAACGGCTTTGTCTAAAAACCCTCTAATTTTCCATAAAAAAGTGCCATAATACCAACCATTTTCGCCACCAATAGCCCAAATTTTTTCAAGAGTTCGTTGTTCGTTTTTTACCTTTTGTTCTTTAATATCTTTAAAACAACCGTGTTTTGGTACTTTTAAATATTTTGATGAAGCACGTTTCTTATTTCGGCCACTTATAAAAGCATCTTTCCAGCTAGAAATAATATCATTACCTTCAATTTTAACAAAGGCAAATTCGACCGCCTGGTGGTATGTCATGGGTTTTACCTCCAACAATTCATTAATATTACTTTTTTCACCAATAATTTCTATACCCATACTGTTTACTAGTGAAGACGCCAGTTTGTAAGAGGTAGACGTTACAAAATAAAGCCAATAACTCGATAGTTTGGGCGTCATAACGGGTACTGTTAAAATATAGCGTTTAAGTTTTCTTATTTTGGCAAATTCTAACAGCATTTGCTTGTAAGTCATAATTTCTGGACCAAAAATATCGTGTGAGGTATTGTATAATTCTTTTTTGCCCAAACCCTTAGTTAAAAACGCCAGTACATCGCGAACACCAATGGGTTGGGTTTTGGTATTTAGCCATTTTGGGGCTATCATAACGGGGAGCTTTTCAACTAAATCCCTAATAATTTCAAAACTCGCACTACCAGAACCCACGATAATACCTGCTTTAAAAACCGTAAGCGCATAGCTATTGGATTTTAAAGTTTCTTCTACATTTTTTCGAGATAATAGGTGTTTAGAAAGCTTGGTATCGTTGGTAATACCACTTAAGTAAATAACCTGTTGTACGTTGGTGGTTTCTATATAATTTTTGAAATTTACTGCACAGGCTTCCTCCATTTTATGAAACTGGTCTACCGAATTTGACATGGAATGAATCAAATAGTATGCAGCGTCAATATCTTTTGGAATGTTTTGAAGGGTTTCTGGTTTTAAAAAATCGGCTTCTACCACATGCAGATTTTTTTCATCGGAGTATTTACGTTCAGTACGTAATTTTCCGCGAACAGCGCAAACTAACGTGTGGCCTTCCTCTAATAATAACGGTATGATACGTTTGCCAATGTATCCCGATGCTCCTGTAATAAGAATTCTCATGGGTTTAGCTATTCGGTTAAATTATTATTAGACATTAAATTACGAAACAAACTTCAGATTATAGCATTAAAATGAATACTGCTGCAGGTTTGTTATAATTTAACGCTCTGTTTTTTGGGCCGTTGGTACGAAAAACGTGTTTTTAGTTCGGGGATACTGTAACCATCTAAACCGTTAATAGTGGCTACTTTTCCTTTTGAAAGATTAATAAAACCGTCAGTGTCAACTAAATCATCTTGAATAAAAATTTCTTTTATTTTACCAATAATTAAAATGGTTCCGTTTGACTTTATTGGATATTCTTCAATATATTCCATAGCCAATTGTAAGGGTGAATTGGCTACAAATGGCGCAAAATGATTGTTTTTATATTCAGATTCTAATTGTGTAACATCGAATTCTGAAACCGATTTATCGTATTTAGCCGATGTATGATGCGCATCTTCAATAATATCTTGGTGGATATGATTGATGGTATAAAACCCATTTTCTTTGATGTTTTCGTAGGTGTTTCTAGGAACCGTTGTTGGTCTTAAAAAAAAGCCTAAAAGCGGTGGGTTAGACCCTATGTGAGTGATGGAACTAAAAACAGCCACATTTTCTAATCCGCTGTTAGATTTGGTTCCAATTAAATTTGCCGATTTGTAACCAGAACAACTATTAATTAGGTTTATTTGATATAAATGAGGAAGCGCTTCAATGGCTTCAGTATTAAATGTCATTCCTATAAATTTATAAAGTTGTTAATTTTTATATTTTTCGATTTTAAATCGAACATTAAATTGTAAAGTCCGAAAAACGTTCTATTTATATAAATGAAATGCTTAGAACCTCTGTTACCATTCATTTTACGAAGCTCGGTGCTTTTACTGTAACGTTGTCCCATTTCTGAAATAGCATTAAAGAAATCGGGGTTAGAAAAATCGAAAGTTTCTGCGTGAAAAGGCTGGGTAAACAAACTAAGCATCTCGTGAAACATGGCCGAGAAAAAGGCTAATTCTTCTTTAGAATCATCGGGTCTTAAAATCTCTAATTCGAACATTTTTTCATTAAAAACTTTCGGATTATTAATGCTTTCTTTTTTAGCCAACTCGAAGTAAGGTTTATAAAATTCGTTTGGAACTTCTTTCATACAACCAAAATCGAGAGCAATAAGCTCTGCTTCTTTTGAAACCAGAAAGTTACCAGGATGTGGGTCGGCATGAACTTTTTTAAGCACATGCATTTGAAACATATAAAAATCCCATAGTGCCTGACCTAATTTATCGGCCTTTTCTTGGTCTGTATTATGAGCTGTAAATTCAGAAAGATGTTCGCCATCCATCCAATCCATGGTTATAATACGCTCCGATGATAAGGCTTCGTAATAGTTTGGAAATTTTAAATTAGGAATGTGTTTACAGGCTTCGGCAATGGCTTTGCTTTGTTGTACTTCTAAAATATAATTGGTTTCTTCAACCAATTTGTTTTCTACTTCTTTAAAATACTTATCAGAGTCTTTTCCTTTAATATTAAACATTTTAATAGCAATGGGTTTTACCAAAGCCAAATCGGAAGCAATGCTTTCTGCGACTCCCGGATATTGAATTTTCACAGCAAGTTTTTTCCCGTCCTTTTCTGCTACATGCACTTGACCAATACTAGCAGCGTTCACAGAGTTAAGGTTGAAGGAGTCGTAAATTTGGCTTGGTAGTTTCCCAAAGTATTTTTTAAATGTTTTAGACACCAATGGTGCCGAAAGCGGTGGTACAGAAAATTGTGATAGCGAAAATTTCTCCACATAAGCCTGAGGCAAAATGCTTTTCTCCATGCTTAACATTTGAGCTACTTTTAAAGCACTTCCTTTAAGTTGCTTTAAGCTATCGTAAATATCTTCTGCGTTATTTTTGTTTAGTGTTTCTTTAGCTTCTTCCTCGGTTTTAGTGATTTTGTCGCCATAATATTTTAAATAATTTACTCCAACTTTTGCGCCAGTAGACACCAGTTTACTGGCGCGTTGAATTTTTGAAGTTGGAATGCTATTAATAGTTTTCATAGGATATTAGTTCATTTGCATTTTTTCTTTGAAAAGAAATTTTCCAAAGTCAATCACGCTTTTTAGGGGCGCTATATTTAAAATATCGAAGCTGGTGTTGACTGCTTTTTCAATAAAAATATCTGTTTTTTCAATTCCAGCCGATGTATCTTCTAACCAAAATTTCATGGTAACAAGCAATTGTGCCCATGCAGATTCCTGTATCGCTTTCTTTTGAATTTTGTCGATAGTAGCCTGTTTAATATCAAGCGTTTCTATGTCTAAATGATCTATGTAGTTTGTAAAAGCTTTCTTTAATTCTGAAAGTTTTAGTAAAGCTTTTAAATTCTTTTTGTTGGATTCTAGAGCATAAACAACATAACTTCTGTTGGCTGTTAGAATTTCAAAAAAAGTAAAGTAAAAACTTAATAATTTATTTCGAGCATCGAAATTTTGATAGTCTTCGTTTTTGTCTAAAATCTGAATTGCATTATCAAAAAACGCTTTTAGAATATGTTTTTCAATAGCCTCGAAAGACCCAAAATAATTATAGAATAAAGCTTCATCAAAATTGTTTGCTTTAGCAAAACTATATACAGATTTTGGGTTGGAGTTATGCTCTAAAACATAATCCATATATAAAGACATGATATCGTTTTCGCTTATTGTTTTCTTTTTTGCCATTAGATTTAATTTTAACAGCATAAAGATATAAAATGTTTAATACATTTCAATAAAAGTTAAACAAAATTTGTAAAATTTAACGTATAATTAGTATTGTCAGGATTTTACATTAAATTTTTTTTGATAATTGGTTTTTTATGCAAAAAATACATTTTATCAAATGGCTTTTGATTTTTAATGAAATTTTAAAAAAAGTGGGTGCTAAATTTTATTTATTTACCAAATTTACAGCTTAATACTCCAAGGCTAGCTCCTAAAATAGGGGCTACAATATACAGCCAAAGGTGTTCGAAGTTACCAGTGAATAGTGCAGGGGCTATAGAGCGAATGGGATTCATGGAGGCTTTTGTCATGGGACCAGCAAACATGGCTTCCAGTAAAATAACACCACCAACGGCAATGGCTGCCATAGTACCAATTTCTTTGCTTCCTGAGGACACTTTTAAAATAACTACCATGAGGAAAAAGGTTAAAAGCGCTTCTAAAATGGCAGCTTTATAAGGTGGAAACCCAACGGCAGGGGTTGTTTCTCCTAAAAACTGACTTTCTGGGAATAAAAACCAGAGCATACATGCGGCTAAAATGCCACCTGTAGCCTGTGCTAAAATGTATTTAGGTACTTTATTCCAAGAGAATTTTTTAGCTAATGCAAATCCGAGGGTTACAGCAGGATTAAAATGCGCCCCAGAAGTTTCGCCAAAAGCATAAATCATGGCCATGACAATAAGTCCCCAGGTGGCAGCAACACCAACGTGGGTAATACTCCCGTTAGTTATTTCGTTAATTGTCATCGCGCCACAACCACAAAATATCATGGCAAAGGTGCCAATCATTTCGGCGTAAAATTTCTTCATAGTTTGTTTTTGCGTTAGGGATTGAGGCGGCATCCTTTTGCTTTTTCTGCAAAAGATATAGCCGAAAGCCCGACCCTTGGGTAACGCCCAAATTTATTTATTGGGCAAATATACAATACCTTAATTTAAGGTTTTGTTAACAAATTAGAATTTAATATTAAGTAAATTTAGAACTTATTTTAAATTAAAAAACAATTATAAAAATGAAAAAATTATTACTACTTTTTTTAAGTGTTACAGCATCTTATGTTGTTAATGCTCAAATAGTAACACCGCAACCGAGTCCGTTTTCGAAAGTGGAACAGAAAGTTGGTTTAACCGATGTAACGTTAGAATATTCGAGACCAAACATGCGTGATCGAAAGATTTTTGGTGATTTAGTGCCTTATGGAAAATTATGGCGATTAGGGGCCAATGCGAATACGAAAATTACGTTTAGCACCGATGTAAAGGTTGGAGATTATGACTTAAAAGCAGGAACTTATGCTATTTATGCGACTCCAAATGAAACATCTTGGAATGTTGTTTTTTATTCGGATACTACCAATTGGGGAATACCACAGAAATGGGATGATTCTAAAGTGATGGCGATGCTAAATGTCGATGTTTATCCTTTACCTATGAGTATTGAAACGTTTACAATGACTTTTGATGATTTAACGAGTGGATCGGCTATTTTAGGTATTCTTTGGGAAAAAACCTATGTTGGTATTAAAATTGAAGTTCCTACCGATAATATGGTGCTTGCCAACATTAATTATGTTATGAATGGTACTCCAACGGCTAACGATTATTATGCGGCGG contains the following coding sequences:
- a CDS encoding DUF2256 domain-containing protein; this translates as MKKQQLPTKICLTCGLPYTWRKKWEKNWEEVKYCSEKCRRNKTKQA
- a CDS encoding SDR family oxidoreductase: MRILITGASGYIGKRIIPLLLEEGHTLVCAVRGKLRTERKYSDEKNLHVVEADFLKPETLQNIPKDIDAAYYLIHSMSNSVDQFHKMEEACAVNFKNYIETTNVQQVIYLSGITNDTKLSKHLLSRKNVEETLKSNSYALTVFKAGIIVGSGSASFEIIRDLVEKLPVMIAPKWLNTKTQPIGVRDVLAFLTKGLGKKELYNTSHDIFGPEIMTYKQMLLEFAKIRKLKRYILTVPVMTPKLSSYWLYFVTSTSYKLASSLVNSMGIEIIGEKSNINELLEVKPMTYHQAVEFAFVKIEGNDIISSWKDAFISGRNKKRASSKYLKVPKHGCFKDIKEQKVKNEQRTLEKIWAIGGENGWYYGTFLWKIRGFLDKAVGGIGLRRGRTNKTDIHTGDALDFWRVLLADKEQKRLILFAEMKLPGEAWLEFQVAKGKVYQRATFRPRGIWGRLYWFSVLPFHGFIFKGMINKIANA
- a CDS encoding flavin reductase family protein; the encoded protein is MTFNTEAIEALPHLYQINLINSCSGYKSANLIGTKSNSGLENVAVFSSITHIGSNPPLLGFFLRPTTVPRNTYENIKENGFYTINHIHQDIIEDAHHTSAKYDKSVSEFDVTQLESEYKNNHFAPFVANSPLQLAMEYIEEYPIKSNGTILIIGKIKEIFIQDDLVDTDGFINLSKGKVATINGLDGYSIPELKTRFSYQRPKKQSVKL
- a CDS encoding ABC1 kinase family protein, which encodes MKTINSIPTSKIQRASKLVSTGAKVGVNYLKYYGDKITKTEEEAKETLNKNNAEDIYDSLKQLKGSALKVAQMLSMEKSILPQAYVEKFSLSQFSVPPLSAPLVSKTFKKYFGKLPSQIYDSFNLNSVNAASIGQVHVAEKDGKKLAVKIQYPGVAESIASDLALVKPIAIKMFNIKGKDSDKYFKEVENKLVEETNYILEVQQSKAIAEACKHIPNLKFPNYYEALSSERIITMDWMDGEHLSEFTAHNTDQEKADKLGQALWDFYMFQMHVLKKVHADPHPGNFLVSKEAELIALDFGCMKEVPNEFYKPYFELAKKESINNPKVFNEKMFELEILRPDDSKEELAFFSAMFHEMLSLFTQPFHAETFDFSNPDFFNAISEMGQRYSKSTELRKMNGNRGSKHFIYINRTFFGLYNLMFDLKSKNIKINNFINL
- a CDS encoding TetR family transcriptional regulator C-terminal domain-containing protein: MAKKKTISENDIMSLYMDYVLEHNSNPKSVYSFAKANNFDEALFYNYFGSFEAIEKHILKAFFDNAIQILDKNEDYQNFDARNKLLSFYFTFFEILTANRSYVVYALESNKKNLKALLKLSELKKAFTNYIDHLDIETLDIKQATIDKIQKKAIQESAWAQLLVTMKFWLEDTSAGIEKTDIFIEKAVNTSFDILNIAPLKSVIDFGKFLFKEKMQMN
- a CDS encoding MIP/aquaporin family protein; the protein is MPPQSLTQKQTMKKFYAEMIGTFAMIFCGCGAMTINEITNGSITHVGVAATWGLIVMAMIYAFGETSGAHFNPAVTLGFALAKKFSWNKVPKYILAQATGGILAACMLWFLFPESQFLGETTPAVGFPPYKAAILEALLTFFLMVVILKVSSGSKEIGTMAAIAVGGVILLEAMFAGPMTKASMNPIRSIAPALFTGNFEHLWLYIVAPILGASLGVLSCKFGK
- a CDS encoding DUF2911 domain-containing protein, producing MKKLLLLFLSVTASYVVNAQIVTPQPSPFSKVEQKVGLTDVTLEYSRPNMRDRKIFGDLVPYGKLWRLGANANTKITFSTDVKVGDYDLKAGTYAIYATPNETSWNVVFYSDTTNWGIPQKWDDSKVMAMLNVDVYPLPMSIETFTMTFDDLTSGSAILGILWEKTYVGIKIEVPTDNMVLANINYVMNGTPTANDYYAAAVYYLQEEKDIKQAKTWMDKAISMAGDKVGFWQLRQQSLIYAKAGDKKGAIEIAKKSLAASEKAGNADYVKMNKEALKEWGAM